A single window of Oreochromis aureus strain Israel breed Guangdong linkage group 7, ZZ_aureus, whole genome shotgun sequence DNA harbors:
- the si:dkey-247m21.3 gene encoding 5-hydroxytryptamine receptor 4 isoform X1, with product MATASPQHLLDDIKNSEEQQPDQQEQQEFLSSLETIALTIFLSLIIIMTVFGNLLVMVALCKDRHLRKKKTNYFIVSLAFADLLVALVVMPFAAIELTTGQWRYGEIFCLVRTSLDVLLTTASILHLCCIALDRYYAICCQPLVYRHKMTPMRVAVMLSGCWLIPTFISFLPIMQSWNAIGIEDIIEERRALAGGSNDTSCVFLVNRPYALICSAVAFYVPLGLMVLAYQRIYVTAMTHVRQIETLQRAGSAPVTGTIPVITVRTSTSSDPLEHYRLRTPTGSSSSEQAPIGHSRMRIETKAAKTLAVIMGCFCLCWAPFFITNIVDPFIHYSVPWQLWTAWLWLGYINSGLNPFLYAFLNRAFRRAFLVILCCGDERYARQGSCSYGPTHRVCSAASVNGTSMALRLSFLPNRSYSDNGRTILANEQESQDSLGPL from the exons ATGGCCACAGCATCACCTCAACA TTTGTTGGATGACATAAAAAACTCTGAAGAACAACAGCCGGACCAACAGGAGCAGCAGGAATTCTTGAGCTCCCTGGAGACCATCGCTCTCACCATCTTTCTCTCGCTCATCATTATCATGACAGTTTTCGGCAACCTGTTGGTCATGGTGGCGCTCTGCAAGGACCGACACTTGCG aaagaaaaagacaaactaTTTTATTGTCTCGCTGGCGTTTGCTGACTTGCTGGTTGCTCTGGTCGTGATGCCCTTTGCTGCCATCGAACTGACTACTGGCCAGTGGCGCTATGGAGAGATTTTCTGCCTGGTGCGAACATCTCTGGACGTCCTGTTGACCACAGCATCCATCCTGCACCTCTGCTGCATTGCACTGGAtag GTATTATGCCATCTGCTGCCAGCCATTGGTGTATAGACACAAGATGACCCCGATGAGAGTGGCTGTCATGCTCAGTGGCTGTTGGCTCATTCCCACATTTATCTCCTTTCTACCCATCATGCAAAGCTGGAACGCCATCGGGATCGAGGATATT ATTGAAGAGCGGCGAGCCTTGGCGGGAGGCTCGAACGACACAAGTTGTGTGTTTCTGGTTAACCGGCCGTACGCCCTGATCTGCTCTGCAGTGGCCTTCTACGTGCCGCTGGGCCTCATGGTCCTAGCCTACCAGCGTATCTATGTTACTGCCATGACCCACGTGCGGCAGATAGAGACACTTCAACGTGCCGGATCTGCTCCGGTCACCGGCACAATTCCAGTCATCACCGTGAGGACATCCACTTCCTCAGATCCTTTGGAGCATTACCGCCTTAGGACACCAACGGGTTCGTCCTCCTCAGAGCAGGCTCCTATAGGTCACAGCCGCATGCGCATTGAGACCAAGGCAGCAAAGACGCTGGCGGTTATAATGGGTTGTTTCTGCCTGTGCTGGGCTCCATTCTTTATCACCAACATAGTGGACCCGTTCATCCACTACTCGGTACCCTGGCAGCTGTGGACAGCCTGGTTGTGGCTTGGGTACATTAACTCAGGGCTGAACCCTTTCCTGTACGCCTTCCTAAACCGGGCTTTTCGGAGGGCGTTTCTGGTCATTCTCTGCTGTGGGGATGAGCGGTACGCACGGCAGGGGAGCTGCTCCTATGGACCAACCCACAGAGTGTGCTCAGCTGCATCAGTCAATGGAACATCCATGGCACTGAG
- the si:dkey-247m21.3 gene encoding 5-hydroxytryptamine receptor 4 isoform X2 → MATASPQHLLDDIKNSEEQQPDQQEQQEFLSSLETIALTIFLSLIIIMTVFGNLLVMVALCKDRHLRYYAICCQPLVYRHKMTPMRVAVMLSGCWLIPTFISFLPIMQSWNAIGIEDIIEERRALAGGSNDTSCVFLVNRPYALICSAVAFYVPLGLMVLAYQRIYVTAMTHVRQIETLQRAGSAPVTGTIPVITVRTSTSSDPLEHYRLRTPTGSSSSEQAPIGHSRMRIETKAAKTLAVIMGCFCLCWAPFFITNIVDPFIHYSVPWQLWTAWLWLGYINSGLNPFLYAFLNRAFRRAFLVILCCGDERYARQGSCSYGPTHRVCSAASVNGTSMALRLSFLPNRSYSDNGRTILANEQESQDSLGPL, encoded by the exons ATGGCCACAGCATCACCTCAACA TTTGTTGGATGACATAAAAAACTCTGAAGAACAACAGCCGGACCAACAGGAGCAGCAGGAATTCTTGAGCTCCCTGGAGACCATCGCTCTCACCATCTTTCTCTCGCTCATCATTATCATGACAGTTTTCGGCAACCTGTTGGTCATGGTGGCGCTCTGCAAGGACCGACACTTGCG GTATTATGCCATCTGCTGCCAGCCATTGGTGTATAGACACAAGATGACCCCGATGAGAGTGGCTGTCATGCTCAGTGGCTGTTGGCTCATTCCCACATTTATCTCCTTTCTACCCATCATGCAAAGCTGGAACGCCATCGGGATCGAGGATATT ATTGAAGAGCGGCGAGCCTTGGCGGGAGGCTCGAACGACACAAGTTGTGTGTTTCTGGTTAACCGGCCGTACGCCCTGATCTGCTCTGCAGTGGCCTTCTACGTGCCGCTGGGCCTCATGGTCCTAGCCTACCAGCGTATCTATGTTACTGCCATGACCCACGTGCGGCAGATAGAGACACTTCAACGTGCCGGATCTGCTCCGGTCACCGGCACAATTCCAGTCATCACCGTGAGGACATCCACTTCCTCAGATCCTTTGGAGCATTACCGCCTTAGGACACCAACGGGTTCGTCCTCCTCAGAGCAGGCTCCTATAGGTCACAGCCGCATGCGCATTGAGACCAAGGCAGCAAAGACGCTGGCGGTTATAATGGGTTGTTTCTGCCTGTGCTGGGCTCCATTCTTTATCACCAACATAGTGGACCCGTTCATCCACTACTCGGTACCCTGGCAGCTGTGGACAGCCTGGTTGTGGCTTGGGTACATTAACTCAGGGCTGAACCCTTTCCTGTACGCCTTCCTAAACCGGGCTTTTCGGAGGGCGTTTCTGGTCATTCTCTGCTGTGGGGATGAGCGGTACGCACGGCAGGGGAGCTGCTCCTATGGACCAACCCACAGAGTGTGCTCAGCTGCATCAGTCAATGGAACATCCATGGCACTGAG